In the genome of Campylobacter avium LMG 24591, the window TTCAAGTAAGATATAATCTTGCAAAAGTAAAGGTCCTTGTGCACCAGCTGAAAGCGAATTTTGATTATCCGCAACTACATTTCCAAAGTCATTCGTAAGCTTTTTCATAATCTATCCTTCAATTAATAAATTTTATTGATTAAAAAATTATATTATAAGAAAAATAAAACTAAAATTAAATTTTTGTCAAATATTTAAGAAGAAATTTTAAATTATTAGCTTGTTGAATTTTCTTGTTAAATTTAAAGATATTTAGTAAAGTTCGAAGTATTTAGATATTTCTTTGCCCTCTTTTGTCTTTGTTAAAGCTAGCATTAGCAAAACTCTAGCTTTTTGAGGGTTTAAATCATTTGCACTTATAAAGCCTTGTTCCTCATCCTCTTTGCCTAAAGGAACAAGACCTGCACCGACACGAGAGCTTTTCACAACCACAAGCTTTTTAGCTTTTAATAGCTTTATTAGGTGCTTTTTTGAATTTTCATGAATGCTTCCTGCTCCACTTGCCGCCACTACTATGCCTTTGGCTCCAGCCTTTAAAAAGGCATCTATGGCTACTTTGGAGCCATCATTTGCGTAAGAATAAACTATATCAACCTTTGGCAACTTTTTAAGCCCTCTCACGCAAAATACTGAATTTACTGTGTGTAGCTTGGTGCTGTTGTGGCTAAAAAAGACTTTCCCGTCTATTATGTAGCCTATTTCGCCTGAATTTTGTGCCTTAAAAGCGTCTATGTTTAGGGTATGCGTTTTGCTCACATCTCTGGCTGCGTAAATTTTATCATTTATGGCAATCATAACGCCTTTATTTCTAGCCTGTTTATCTGCTGCTAAATACACAGCGTTA includes:
- a CDS encoding asparaginase, with amino-acid sequence MSKPNIIILATGGTVAAKASDESTSTDYKAGVLSITSLLKAVPGLDDIAKLSTEQIANIDSSNMSDELWLKLAKRVNSLAKSPKVDGIVITHGTDTMEETAYFLNLVSHTNKAIVLTGAMRPASAISADGAKNLYNAVYLAADKQARNKGVMIAINDKIYAARDVSKTHTLNIDAFKAQNSGEIGYIIDGKVFFSHNSTKLHTVNSVFCVRGLKKLPKVDIVYSYANDGSKVAIDAFLKAGAKGIVVAASGAGSIHENSKKHLIKLLKAKKLVVVKSSRVGAGLVPLGKEDEEQGFISANDLNPQKARVLLMLALTKTKEGKEISKYFELY